In Hahella sp. HNIBRBA332, the genomic window GCGCGTCACGTCCTTATTGCTCCACCCGTGATGGCTTTGTCATCGCTGGCGGCGGCGCGGTTGTCGTCGTAGAAGAGCTGGAACATGCGCTGCGTCGCGGCGCGCCGATTTATGCTGAATTGGTGGGCTACGGCGCCACTTCCGATGGCGACGACATGGTGGCTCCTTCTGGGGAAGGCGCAGTACGCTGTATCCATCAGGCGCTGGCTACCGTAAATACGCCGGTGGATTACGTCAATACCCACGGCACCAGCACACCAGTCGGCGATATTATTGAGCTGAAAGCGGTAAAAGAAGCTTTTGGCGACAACCTGCCGCGCATCAGTTCCACCAAATCGCTGTCTGGCCATTCTTTGGGTGTGGCTGGCGTACATGAAGCAATCTACTGCTTGCTGATGATGGAGGGCGGTTTCATCGCACCTTCACGCCACATCGAATCACTGGACGAGAGAGCGGCGGGCTTCCCGATCGTGACTGAGCCTACCGATGCGGAACTGAACACCGTTCTGAGCAACAGCTTCGGCTTCGGCGGCACCAACGCCTGTCTGGCTTTCAGCAAATACAAAGGCTGATCCAGTACTGCGACAGAATAAAAAGCCTGCGCTTGGCGCAGGCTTTTTTATGCCTGTTTTCTGGTATTTTCATCTAACCCAGTTGGCATCTTCTTGATTGTGATGTAAAAACATCACGTACATAGCTGAGATACAAATAGAAGATGTTGGTCACAGTTCGAATCTGTGCAGGATTCTTATGTTTGCTATGCTGATAGTTAGGCGTCATCCATTCGATTTCTAAAGGGTCTCATGCAGAAAGGTTCTCTATTTCTGGCGGGTGTTCTTTTTGCTTGCAGTGTTGGCGCGGAGCAGGCGCAAACATCGCTGGCGTTGTCTGAATCCGCATATATGGCTCCTCTGGTGGATAAAGTTCAGGTAAAGAAGGCGTCCAGACTTTTGATTCTGTTGAAAGAAGGTAAGCCTTTACGGGTATATCCCATCGCCCTGGGCGATAAGCCTCAGGGACATAAACAGTTTGAAGGGGATGAGCGAACGCCTGAAGGCACCTACTCACTTGACTGGCGTAATCCTAACAGCGCTTTTCATAAATCCATTCACGTCTCTTACCCTAATGACCAGGACATTGAATACGCGAAAAGCCAGGGACGAGAGCCTGGCGGAATGATCATGATTCATGGCTGGCCCAATGGCTTTAATCACGACCGCGACAGTATCTGGCTTTACGAATTTGATTGGACGGATGGATGTATCGCCGTTAACAATCAGGCGATGGATGAGATCTGGTCTTTGGTGCCGGATGGCACACCTATAGAAATTCTGCCGTAGACGAATTTGTCGCCGGGCCGTCAGCCGTGCTTCAGCTTTAGCGCCAGTACCGTGGACGCCAATGCTAATGTCAGCGTATTAGCAATAATAATCGGCCACGCGACCATCATGATCCCATAAAGCAACCACAGAAATACGCCTAACGTAAAAATGCTATACATTCCCAGCGAGATGCCGGATGTGTTTTTCGTTTTTAACGTTTGTCTGACCTGGGGCAGGAACGCCAGTGTGGTGAGCAGCGCGGCCAGTGTGCCGATGATGGATGCTAACATCTTATTAACCCTATAGAATTGCACGCATTTTAATCACGCTGTCGGGCAGCGTAACTAGGGGAAAATATGTACGCCCCGTCGTTATGGCTGGGGGCGCAGACTTCTAATAACACCGGTATCCTGCTTACACGAAAAAGGGCCGCCGAATGGCAGCCCTCTTTGAGGTCGTTTTGCGAGGTCAGTCGCGGGTGAATTCAGGATAGGCTTCCATCCCGCATTCCGCCAGATCCACGCCTTCGTACTCTTCTTCTTCGCTGACGCGGATGCCCATGATTACTTTAATCAGGCCCCACACCACCAAGCTGGTTGCGAATACCCATACGAAGATGGTTAGCGCGCCAGCCAGCTGAGCCATGAAGCTAACGTCAGTTGTGAAGGGAACCACCAGAAGACCCAGCAGACCGCAAGCGCCGTGTACAGAGATCGCGCCAACAGGATCGTCGATTTTCAGTTTATCCAGCGTCACGATGGAGAATACCACCAGCACGCCAGCCACTACGCCAATCAGAGATGAGGCCACGGGGGATGGAGCGTCCGGGTTAGCCGTGATCGCCACCAGACCTGCCAGGGCCCCGTTAAGAAGCATGGTCAGGTCCGCTTTGCCGAACAGCAGGCGAGCGGTGATAAGTGCTGCAATCGCGCCAGTGGCCGCCGCGGCGTTAGTGTTCAGGAATACAATAGCCACGGAGTTGGCGTTGCCGATATCGCCCAGCTTCAATACCGAGCCGCCGTTGAAGCCGAACCAGCCCATCCACAGGATGAAGGTGCCCAGTGTCGCTAAAGGCAAGTTCGCGCCAGGAATAGCGTTAACTTGTCCGTTAGGGCCATATTTACCTTTACGTGGGCCAAGCAGCAATACGCCAGCCAGAGCCGCCGCCGCGCCGGCCAAGTGAACAATGCCGGAACCAGCGAAGTCTTTGAAGCCCATATCACCCAGGCTATACAGGCCGAATACGGCATTTCCACCCCAGGTCCAGGAACCTTCCATCGGATAGATAAATGCAGTCATTACCACTGCGAAAGCCAGGAACGCCCACAGCTTCATACGTTCGGCGACGGCTCCGGATACGATGGACATGGCGGTTGCTACAAACACAACCTGGAAGAAGAAGTCGGACGCGCCGGAATAGATAGCGCCCCCAGAGAAACCACCATCGCGCTCAGCGAATGATTTCAAGGTGTCGTCGACATAGGTCTCGCCAGGCATAATGGCGCTTAGGAAATATCCGCCGCTGCCATACATGATTTCATAGCCGCAGATCAGATACATGATGCAGGCGATAGCGTAGAGAGCGACGTTTTTGGTAAGAATTTCAGTGGTGTTCTTGGCGCGCACCAGGCCGGATTCCAACATGGCGAAACCGGCGGCCATCCACATGACCAATGCGCCCATCACAAGGAAATAGAAGGTATCTAATGCATATTGTAAGTGAAAAACATTGTTTTCCATGAAAAGCCCTCCGCACTAGGCTTGTCAGTTACCAGTTGTTGTTAGTTTTGGTTAAATCGCGTCTGTACCAGTCTCGCCGGTCCTTATGCGGATGGCTTGTTGCAGATCCACCACAAAAATTTTGCCGTCGCCGATCTTGCCGGTGTTTGCGGCTTTAGTGATGGCTTCTACGACTTGATCGAGCAAGTCATCGCCGATAGCGACTTCGATTTTCACCTTGGGGAGAAAGTCGACGACATACTCTGCGCCACGGTATAGCTCGGTGTGGCCCTTTTGACGACCGAACCCTTTTACTTCGGTCACGGTCACGCCCTGAACGCCAATCTCGGAGAGTGCTTCACGCACATCATCCAGCTTGAATGGCTTGATAATGGCAGTTACCAGTTTCATTTTTTTCTCCTTTGTATCTACCCGCCTGTTATAGAAATCGCACAGTCAGCAAGCTCAACCACGCACAAAAATATGTGCGGAATTTGTGCGTGATGTAGCATCTGCTGTGCCAATGATAAAAAATTTATTTAAAACAGTTAACTAGATGAATATTTCTTACCTTGTGGAAAAACCAGGGCACAATTATAGCGCAGCACGCCCCTGTTTGAGGTTAAATGGCGCCCGTGGCTGGTGCGCATTTAGAAAAATGCACAAACTTTGTGCAAAAAAGTGGATGGGCAACGTTAGAAACAGGAATTATTGTCACATTGCCTTCAGTTCTGCAGCCAATGGCGGGAAACGGGGAGGATTCCATAAACAAACCAGGATCGCCGTGGTACAATCGCCGCTCCGAAAAACGGAGGACTTTCCATGTCGGTATCACCAGTAGATTTGCTTAACGCGTTCAACCAGCATTTTGGCCAGTTTCTGCCGGATGTCGCTAAATCGGCGCATGAAGATGTCCAGCAGCAAGCCAAGGCGGCTTTATCCAGCATTATCTCCAAGCTGGACCTGGTGACCCGGGAAGAGTTCGATGTGCAATTGGAAGTATTGCGCCGCACCCGCGAGAAACTGGACAGTCTGGAAAAACGCGTGGTTGAACTGGAGGCGGCTTTACAGGCCAAGGCTGAGCAGGGCGAGTAAGCCCATCGATACTGTTTATTAACCGGCGACGCTAATCAGGTCGCCGGTCACGTTTCATTTCATACATATTAGCGCCTCAGGAACGAGGCTGAACTTATCCAAGGAGGGAGTATGTCACTCGCAATCGTCAACACGCGCGCCAAACTTGGCGTGGAAGCGCCGCTGGTAAAAGTCGAAGCCCATCTGTCAAACGGCTTGCCGGCCTTGTCTATCGTTGGGCTTCCTGAAGCCGCTGTCAAAGAAAGCAAAGATCGGGTCAGGAGCGCGCTACTCAACAGCGGTTTTGAATTTCCCACCCGTCGCATCACGATTAATCTCGCCCCCGCAGATCTTCCTAAAGAGGGAGGTCGTTATGATCTCGCTATCGCCATCGGCGTACTGGCGGCATCAGGGCAATTGCCCGATGAGGCGATTGCAGGATATGAGTTCTATGGCGAACTGGCGCTCTCTGGAGAGTTGCGACCGGTAACGGGAATGTTGCCCGCCGCGCTTCGCTGCGCCCAAGCTGGCGCTAAAATTATACTGCCGCCGCAAAATGCCCAGGAGGCCAGTCTGGTGTCTGCGCTGGATGTCTATGCGCCCGCCACCTTGGGGCAGTTGGCCGCCTTTCTGCTGGGACATGAGCGCATGACGCCGGTCCGCCAGCATGAGCGCACAGCGCCAAGGCGCGCAGCTCCGGATATGGCGGACATCAAAGGTCAGTTTCAAGCCAAGCGGGCGTTGGAGATCGCTGCAGCGGGCAATCACAATATGTTGATGTTCGGCCCGCCAGGAACAGGGAAAACCATGCTGGCGTCGCGTCTGGTGGGCATCTTACCTGAGTTGACGGAAATGGAAGCGCTGGAAACAGCGGCAGTCAATTCCGTGGCGGGAGTCAGTCTGGATATGACGCAGTGGCGGCAGCGACGCTTCCGGGCTCCTCATCATACGGCATCTGCGGTTGCGCTGGTCGGCGGCGGTTCTAATCCCAAACCTGGAGAAATTTCATTGGCGCACAATAGTGTGCTATTTCTCGACGAATTGCCGGAATTTGACCGAAAAGTGCTGGAAGTGTTGCGAGAACCAATGGAATCTGGAGAGATCGTGATTTCCAGAGCCGCGCAGCAAACGACCTTTCCAGCCCGTTTTCAGCTCATTGCTGCGATGAATCCATGCCCTTGTGGCTATTCCGGCCACCCTGAAGTGGCCTGTAAGTGCACCGAAATGCAGGTAAGTCGTTATCGACAGAAGATCTCAGGTCCCTTGTTGGATCGTTTTGATTTACATGTGGAGGTGCCGGCTGTCTCTATCAATGAGCTGCAACGCGCCGCCAGGTCGGAAAGCAGTGCTCAGATTGCTTCGCGGGTGAACGCCGCCAGACAGGCGCAATTGGCCCGTGCAGGCTGCGCCAATCAGTATCTGCAGGGCGAGTCCCTTGAGCAGCACTGTCAATTGGGAGAAAAAGAGCGACAGCTACTGGAGCGGGCCCTGCAAAGGCTTGGTTTGTCAGCCCGAGCCTATCACCGGGTTCTGCGGGTGGCGAGAACCATCGCTGACTTGTCCGGCTCGCCCCATATCCAGGCGGCGCACCTATTAGAGTCGCTCAGCTTTCGCGCTTTGGACCGTCGCAGGGAACCTCAGCATGAGATGCCGCAGACGAATTAAACATTGGTGTTTCTGTGATATGAGCGCACTTGTATGGGATTGAGTCGCCGACGAATAAGCGACTCCATAAAAAGAGGAGCCCAAGGGGGCTCCTAAATGGGGTTTAGGAAGACAATTTCGATCGCTTCAGATCGAATTTGCTTGACTGGGTGCATAGGCATGGCCCAGTCAATTAAATTGTACAAAAAATGCTCTAATCTATCTATAAAGGAACGGCGCGAGGAATGTAAACGCTTGTGAACTGAGAACGTAAAAAGGGCGTCTTGTGCCGGTTTCTGTAGGGGAGAAGCGGGTCAGGTGCCTGTGTGGTAAGAGCTGCTGTTTATCCATGTCTCCAACTCCCTGTCGGTGGCGCTTTTCAGGCGTTTCAGGCCTGCTTTGACATATTGTTTGGTTTGGAACACGAGCTGGCTGCTGTCACTGAAGAACTGATCCGCAAGTAGTCCCTCTCCCGTGCGTCCGGGCGTCAGCTCCTGAGTAATGCGATGTTCGATGCCCAGCCAGATATCCCCGAGTTTGTACCAAGGCTGTCCCGCCAGCAGTAGCTCATCCACATCATACTGGCTGCTGATGTGGTGGCTGGATTGCGTGAAGTAGCGAGACAAAAAACCAAGCCGGTCAACAAAAGCCTTCTCCTTCGCGCCTGAAGCCAGACAGTGAGTGCCGATGCCGCGAATCTGGGCGGCGGTTTCCATCAGTTCTGGCAGCTCATTCAAGGACAGGCGCGCGACGGGTTGATGGGATATGTCCAGATGTTCAAACAGAGGGCCGTTCAGAAAGTCCTTATATAACTTCAATAGCTGCTGAATAAGGTGAGTATGCAACTCGAAGTTATGAAAAGCGCTATCCTGGCGCCAATGATAATTCACCGTGAACCATTCCGCGCATAGACTCTGCCAGCTCTCATCGGAGATCAGGTCTCCGCGGAGCCGCTGTACTTCCTGTAAGTCTTTGAGTACATAGGGTTTGATCGCGGCCAGGCGGATCTCGAAGAAATCGTCGCCTCCCAATATGGCCAGTGTGGCGCCGCGATGCTGCTGAATATGGGTGATCAACTCCAGCAATTGCTGGCATAGCTCCAGGCAGCGCTGCCGGGCTTGGTGCCGTTCATAGGCTTGGCGGACTTTAGAAATAGATATGTTCATCTTCCATTTTAATTATTAGCTCTATGGTTGATGTTTCCGGAACTGCGATAGCCGGGGTTGCTATCTCCAGCTCAAGCAATATAAAGGCCAAGGAGTCCCTTGATCTTGCCGCCGTTCACGGGGCGTTAGATCATCTATCTTTAAAGCTTAGCTTAAAGCCCATGGTTTCGGGTGGCCCCGATCAATGCTTTTATTCTGGCTTCTGCGAGGCGCCTGACCAAAGTTGTGCGTTGCTGATTTTGTGGAGATAAAAAGCGCCTGTATTTTGCTTCATTTTGGTGCGCGCTGATGAGTGAAAGAGGCTAAAGTACCGTGATAGCGCAAGATTGCGGGAGGTTTCGGTGCGTTATTGCAGGATCTTTTGTTCTGAACTAAGGCGGATGCACATAAAAAATGGGGCGATAAGTCGTTGCGTGTTTTTTATACGGAGCCTATCATTCCAGCCCCTGTTTTCCGATGACGGCGAGAGTGTTTCCCTCATTGGTGTGACCAGACTTTCCTGAAGCAGTTAGAGTAACGATTTAGAGTAGCTATGGATAATCAACATTTACGCCCCATTCGCAGTTTTGTTATTCGAGGTGGGCGTATGACGACCTCCCAGCAAAAAGCGTTTGACCGCCTATGGCCGGAAAAAGGCCTGGCTGTGGAAAACGGCCTTCTGGATTTGGAAAGTGCGTTCGGCCGCCGCTCGACGGTAGTACTGGAGATCGGTTTCGGCATGGGACAATCTCTGGCGGAAATGGCGGCGAATGAACCCGATGCAGATTTCATTGGCGTTGAAGTGCACAAGCCGGGCGTCGGCGCTTTGTTGCGGCATATGGAGGAACAGTCCCTGGAGAATATCCGTATTTTTTGGGACGACGCCAACGAGGTAATTGATAAATGTCTGCCAGACGCCTCGCTTGATCGCGTGCAACTGTTCTTTCCCGACCCTTGGCATAAAAAGCGTCACAATAAGCGCCGGATTGTGCAGTTGGAGTTTGTGCAGCGAATACGCGCCAAGCTGAAGAACGGAGGCGTATTCCATATGGCGACGGATTGGGAGCCCTATGCAGAGCATATGATGGAGATCATGAGCGAAGCGCCGGGAATGGAGAATATTGCTGGAGCGGGGCAGTTTTCACCGCGCCCTGATACCCGCCCCGTCACCAAATTTGAGAAGCGCGGCGAACGTTTGGGACATGGCGTTTGGGATCTCATGTTCCGTCGGGTCGACTGATATTGCAAAAGGGGCGTTTGCTAACGCCCCTGGCTTCAGTTGGATTTCGCCGCCGCTTCCCGGGTGATTCTGATACGCAGGAAGTGCATCAGGCGGGTCAGCAGAAATCCAATGCCGGTAATCAGCAACAGGAACTTCAGGCTGGCGAAGTAATAGGCCGCAGCAGTCAGCTGTGGATATAGCCCACCGCCCAATACAAAGCCCAAGGCGACGTTCTCAACAGCGTCGCACATCCCCGCAATTAAAAAGCACACTGTAAATAAATGCTTCAGATCGCTGTCCGCGCCTCGCGACAATGCGCAAAGCAGCACGGTGTAGGCAACCAGAAACGGAAAGTCCAGAATCAGGCTCCAAGTCGCCCAGAACTGCCCCTCACGCCCCCATGAATTGAGAATGAGTTCTGCTCGGAATGGATTTTTGGCCAGTTCGAAACTGACGAAGCCCCAGGGCGCGACGTCGTTTTGCAGGTGAGGGTGTATCCAGAAAATCAGTCCGCCGAAAAGGACGGTGGCGGCGAGACTGAAAGCAATGCGGTTTTTCTGCGACGGGTGAGGGTCGTCCATAGGTATAAACCTGTATTATCCGGGAAGCGTCCAGTGTAAAACAAAGCTGTCGAGTTGGGCTAGTCCATAAAATGAGTTAAAACAGCGTTTAAGTGGCGATAGCCTAATTCTGTGCACTGTAGTCTGTCAGCCTGCAGCCAGCCTTTTTGGCGCGCTTCACTCAGTTGCGGCTCCAATAGAGAGACGCCAACGCCAGTACGGCGCAGCAGCAGTTCTTCCTCCACGCCTTCCCGTAATCTTAGCGCGTTCATCAGAAAGTCCACGCCAGCCTCATGGGCCGGAGTCACCTCTTCCCCTGCAATATAGTTGTCGATTCGGCTGAGATAGTGCTGCGGCAAGCGGGTTTTCCAGTAGCGGATTACATCTCCGGAAGTTCCCGTCAGCTTGCCATGAGCGCCTGCGCCAATGGCCAGGTAGTCACCAAAGCGCCAGTAATTGAGATTGTGTCTGGACTCCATTCCCGTTTGGGCGAAGGCGGAGATCTCATACTGGTTATAACCGGCTTGAGCTAACCGTTCGCAGCCGTTCTCATGGATTTCCCAAAGGGTATCGTCTTCTGGTAATTGGGGCGGATGGCGGTAAAACTCGGTATTGGGTTCGATGGTCAGTTGATACCAGGAAAGATGCGTGGGGCTCAGGCTAATCGCTGTGTCCAGATCTTCCATCGCATGCTGTAGGGATTGTCCCGGCAGTCCGTGCATCAGGTCCAGGTTAAAGTTATCGAATCCCGCCTGGCGGGCTTTGTGCACGGCTCTAATCGCGTCCTCGCCGTTATGTATGCGGCCAAGCGTCGTCAGTAGTTCAGGCTGGAAGCTCTGTACGCCCAGAGACAAGCGATTAACGCCGCCTTGAAACAGGTCTTTGAACTTAGCCTCGTCAACGGTTCCCGGATTGGCTTCCAGCGTGATCTCAATGTCCTCCTGGAAGCCCAGTCGCTGGCGCGCGCCATCTATGATTGACGCGATAATGTCGGGTGAGAGCAGACTTGGGGTGCCGCCGCCAAAAAAAATGGAGCTAAGAGTTCTTTGCCCACTGGTTTGCTCCAGTCGGAATATCTCTGTATCCAGATCCCGTAACAGCGCCTGTAGATATTCCCGCTCAGGCAGCTCCGATCGCGCGGTGTGAGAATTAAAGTCGCAATATGGGCATTTACGCACGCACCAGGGGATGTGAACGTAAAGCGCCAGGGGCGGTGTATGCAGCCCCGGCGTCAGAATATCAGCCATATAGGCGCGTCAACTCCGCAACCAGTTGCGCCATCGCCTGTCCGCGATGACTGAGAGCGTTTTTCTGCTCCGGCGTTAATTCCGCAGAAGTACACTGGCGGTCAGACAGCCAGAAGAGCGGGTCGTAACCGAATCCACCGCCGCCGCTTGTCTGTTCTGCAATAGAGCCCTCCCAGGCGCCGTGACAGATAATAGGGACCGGGTCGGCTTCGTGACGCATAAAGGCGAGCACGCAGTGAAAGCGTGCGGTTCTGGCGCCAGTAGGCGTATTCGCCAGCAACTGCAGCAGCTTGGCGTTATTGTCCTGATCAGAAGCGCTTTCGCCTGCGAAGCGAGCGGAATAGATGCCCGGCGCGCCTTGCAAGGCGTCCACTTCCAGGCCGGAGTCATCCGCCAGAGCCGGCAGGCCGGAGACGGCCGCTGCGTGGCGGGCTTTAAGAATAGCGTTTTCGATAAAAGTCTGTCCGGTTTCCTCGATAGAGGGAATGTTCAGCTCTTTTTGAGAGACGACAGTGATGTCGAGGGAGCCGAGCAAACGGTTCA contains:
- a CDS encoding murein L,D-transpeptidase family protein — translated: MQKGSLFLAGVLFACSVGAEQAQTSLALSESAYMAPLVDKVQVKKASRLLILLKEGKPLRVYPIALGDKPQGHKQFEGDERTPEGTYSLDWRNPNSAFHKSIHVSYPNDQDIEYAKSQGREPGGMIMIHGWPNGFNHDRDSIWLYEFDWTDGCIAVNNQAMDEIWSLVPDGTPIEILP
- a CDS encoding SemiSWEET transporter, whose product is MLASIIGTLAALLTTLAFLPQVRQTLKTKNTSGISLGMYSIFTLGVFLWLLYGIMMVAWPIIIANTLTLALASTVLALKLKHG
- a CDS encoding ammonium transporter, translating into MENNVFHLQYALDTFYFLVMGALVMWMAAGFAMLESGLVRAKNTTEILTKNVALYAIACIMYLICGYEIMYGSGGYFLSAIMPGETYVDDTLKSFAERDGGFSGGAIYSGASDFFFQVVFVATAMSIVSGAVAERMKLWAFLAFAVVMTAFIYPMEGSWTWGGNAVFGLYSLGDMGFKDFAGSGIVHLAGAAAALAGVLLLGPRKGKYGPNGQVNAIPGANLPLATLGTFILWMGWFGFNGGSVLKLGDIGNANSVAIVFLNTNAAAATGAIAALITARLLFGKADLTMLLNGALAGLVAITANPDAPSPVASSLIGVVAGVLVVFSIVTLDKLKIDDPVGAISVHGACGLLGLLVVPFTTDVSFMAQLAGALTIFVWVFATSLVVWGLIKVIMGIRVSEEEEYEGVDLAECGMEAYPEFTRD
- the glnK gene encoding P-II family nitrogen regulator; translated protein: MKLVTAIIKPFKLDDVREALSEIGVQGVTVTEVKGFGRQKGHTELYRGAEYVVDFLPKVKIEVAIGDDLLDQVVEAITKAANTGKIGDGKIFVVDLQQAIRIRTGETGTDAI
- a CDS encoding accessory factor UbiK family protein, yielding MSVSPVDLLNAFNQHFGQFLPDVAKSAHEDVQQQAKAALSSIISKLDLVTREEFDVQLEVLRRTREKLDSLEKRVVELEAALQAKAEQGE
- a CDS encoding YifB family Mg chelatase-like AAA ATPase codes for the protein MSLAIVNTRAKLGVEAPLVKVEAHLSNGLPALSIVGLPEAAVKESKDRVRSALLNSGFEFPTRRITINLAPADLPKEGGRYDLAIAIGVLAASGQLPDEAIAGYEFYGELALSGELRPVTGMLPAALRCAQAGAKIILPPQNAQEASLVSALDVYAPATLGQLAAFLLGHERMTPVRQHERTAPRRAAPDMADIKGQFQAKRALEIAAAGNHNMLMFGPPGTGKTMLASRLVGILPELTEMEALETAAVNSVAGVSLDMTQWRQRRFRAPHHTASAVALVGGGSNPKPGEISLAHNSVLFLDELPEFDRKVLEVLREPMESGEIVISRAAQQTTFPARFQLIAAMNPCPCGYSGHPEVACKCTEMQVSRYRQKISGPLLDRFDLHVEVPAVSINELQRAARSESSAQIASRVNAARQAQLARAGCANQYLQGESLEQHCQLGEKERQLLERALQRLGLSARAYHRVLRVARTIADLSGSPHIQAAHLLESLSFRALDRRREPQHEMPQTN
- the trmB gene encoding tRNA (guanosine(46)-N7)-methyltransferase TrmB, with amino-acid sequence MDNQHLRPIRSFVIRGGRMTTSQQKAFDRLWPEKGLAVENGLLDLESAFGRRSTVVLEIGFGMGQSLAEMAANEPDADFIGVEVHKPGVGALLRHMEEQSLENIRIFWDDANEVIDKCLPDASLDRVQLFFPDPWHKKRHNKRRIVQLEFVQRIRAKLKNGGVFHMATDWEPYAEHMMEIMSEAPGMENIAGAGQFSPRPDTRPVTKFEKRGERLGHGVWDLMFRRVD
- the hemW gene encoding radical SAM family heme chaperone HemW, which encodes MADILTPGLHTPPLALYVHIPWCVRKCPYCDFNSHTARSELPEREYLQALLRDLDTEIFRLEQTSGQRTLSSIFFGGGTPSLLSPDIIASIIDGARQRLGFQEDIEITLEANPGTVDEAKFKDLFQGGVNRLSLGVQSFQPELLTTLGRIHNGEDAIRAVHKARQAGFDNFNLDLMHGLPGQSLQHAMEDLDTAISLSPTHLSWYQLTIEPNTEFYRHPPQLPEDDTLWEIHENGCERLAQAGYNQYEISAFAQTGMESRHNLNYWRFGDYLAIGAGAHGKLTGTSGDVIRYWKTRLPQHYLSRIDNYIAGEEVTPAHEAGVDFLMNALRLREGVEEELLLRRTGVGVSLLEPQLSEARQKGWLQADRLQCTELGYRHLNAVLTHFMD
- a CDS encoding XTP/dITP diphosphatase, whose protein sequence is MQKIVLASNNAGKIKELNRLLGSLDITVVSQKELNIPSIEETGQTFIENAILKARHAAAVSGLPALADDSGLEVDALQGAPGIYSARFAGESASDQDNNAKLLQLLANTPTGARTARFHCVLAFMRHEADPVPIICHGAWEGSIAEQTSGGGGFGYDPLFWLSDRQCTSAELTPEQKNALSHRGQAMAQLVAELTRLYG